From a single Raphanus sativus cultivar WK10039 chromosome 3, ASM80110v3, whole genome shotgun sequence genomic region:
- the LOC108844575 gene encoding alcohol acyltransferase 9-like: MGSLVNVKEATVITPSDQTPYTVLSLSALDSQLFLRFTIEYLLVYSPVFDPVSLSDRLKSALSRSLVPYFPFSGRVRERPGGGGLEVNCRGQGALFLEAVTDHLTCLDFQKPPRHMTSWRKLLSLNVIDVLAGAPPLVVQLTWLRDGGAALALGVNHCVSDGIGSAQFLTLFAELSRDSLSQTESKRKHLWDRHLLNPSPVRNSLNHPEFNRVPDLCGFVNRFNAERLVPTSVVFVKQRLTELKKLASRLGESITSFEVLSAHVWRSWARSLNLPSNQSLKLLFSINVRDRVKPSLPTGFYGNAFVVGCAQTTVKDLTEKGLSHATMLVKQAKERVGDDYVRSVVEAVSEAKACPDSVGVLILSQWSRLGLERLDFGFGKPVHVGSVCCDRYCLLLPVPEQSDAVKVMVAVPSSAVDSYENLVMSPDA; encoded by the coding sequence ATGGGATCCTTGGTTAATGTGAAAGAAGCCACAGTCATTACTCCTTCCGACCAAACACCTTATACTGTTCTGTCTCTCTCCGCCTTAGATTCTCAGCTTTTCCTCCGATTCACCATCGAGTACCTCCTCGTTTACTCACCCGTTTTCGACCCGGTTTCTCTCTCGGATCGTCTCAAGTCAGCACTCTCTCGCTCCCTAGTTCCTTACTTCCCTTTCTCCGGCCGCGTACGCGAGAGACCCGGCGGCGGAGGTCTCGAGGTTAACTGCCGTGGCCAAGGTGCTCTGTTTCTCGAAGCTGTAACTGACCACCTCACGTGCCTTGACTTTCAGAAACCTCCCCGGCACATGACTAGCTGGAGAAAGCTTCTCTCCCTAAACGTCATCGATGTCCTCGCTGGTGCTCCACCTCTCGTCGTCCAGCTCACTTGGCTCAGAGACGGCGGCGCCGCGTTAGCCCTCGGCGTTAACCACTGCGTCTCCGACGGTATCGGAAGCGCGCAGTTTCTCACCCTCTTCGCCGAGTTATCTAGAGACTCGCTGAGTCAGACCGAATCAAAACGGAAACACTTGTGGGATCGCCACTTGCTCAACCCGTCTCCGGTTCGTAACTCATTAAACCATCCCGAGTTTAACCGAGTTCCCGATCTATGCGGGTTCGTTAACCGGTTCAACGCCGAGCGACTCGTTCCGACATCGGTCGTGTTTGTAAAACAGAGACTCACCGAGCTAAAGAAACTCGCGAGTCGACTCGGCGAGTCCATTACATCGTTCGAGGTGCTCTCTGCGCATGTATGGCGGAGCTGGGCTAGGTCGCTGAACTTGCCATCGAACCAAAGCCTCAAGCTTTTGTTCAGCATCAACGTCAGAGACCGAGTCAAACCGAGTCTACCAACCGGGTTCTACGGGAACGCCTTCGTCGTCGGATGCGCGCAAACCACCGTGAAAGATCTGACGGAGAAAGGGCTAAGCCACGCGACGATGCTCGTGAAGCAAGCGAAGGAGCGAGTCGGAGACGATTACGTCAGATCGGTGGTGGAAGCCGTGAGCGAGGCGAAAGCTTGTCCCGACTCTGTCGGAGTCTTGATACTGTCGCAGTGGTCTCGTCTCGGTTTAGAACGGCTTGACTTCGGTTTTGGTAAACCGGTTCATGTGGGATCGGTTTGCTGTGACCGTTACTGTTTGTTACTTCCGGTTCCTGAACAAAGTGATGCCGTTAAAGTGATGGTCGCCGTTCCGTCAAGTGCCGTTGACTCCTACGAGAATCTTGTGATGAGCCCTGACGCTTAA